The Amycolatopsis nigrescens CSC17Ta-90 genomic interval GCGTGGTTGCCAGAGCCATACGCTGTTGCTGACCGCCGGAAAGCTGGTGCGGATAGCGCCGCCAGTGCCGCGGGTCGGACAGTCCGGCGGTACGTAACGCGACAGCAGCCGCTTCCGCTCGCCCCGCACGGCCGACATGACGCAGCCCGGCCAGCTCAGTGAGGACACGCCCGCAACGGCGTACTGGATCGAGCACCGCGGCAGGATGCTGCGGCAGGTGCCCGACGACCCCGGCCCGGATCTCCCGTCGCCGCGCATCCGTGACCCCGAGCAGGTCGTGCCCGTCGAGCCGTACAGCGCCGGTCAGCCGCACACCGGGCTTGGGCTGGCCGAGCGCGGCCAGCCCGAGGGTCGTCTTCCCACTGCCGGAACTGCCGACGACCGCGAACACCGATCCTGCCGACAACGCGCAGGAGATGCCGTCAAGCAGCACCTGCTCGCCCACCTTCGCGGACAGCCCTTCGATCTCCAGCAAGGGCATCATCGGCGCTCCCGGGAACGACCGAGCAGCCTGTCTGCGGCAAGGTTCGTGCCCACGCACAGCGCCATCAGCAACGCGGCGGGCACGAGCACCACAACAGGTTGGGAGAACAGCACCGAACCGTTGCGTTCGATCACCACCGCCCAGTCCGCCGACGACGACGGCAGCCCGAGGCCGAGAAAGTTCGCCGATGCGAGCAGGTACAGCACAAGGCCGAGCCTGCTCCCGAAGTCCGTCACCACCGGCCCGAGAACCGAACGCGCCACATAACCGACCTGGATCCGCCACCAGGGCTGCCCCTGCATGCGCAACGCTTCGACCGCGATGCGGCAGCCCGGCACAAGTGCGGCCGAGCGCACGATCCTGGTGATCGCGGGTACTTGGAGCACCGCGGTCGCCACTATCAGCGTGCCGGCACCACGCCAGCCGGTGGCCGCCAGCATCATCAGCACCAACAAGGAAGGAAAGGCGAGCAGCACGTCCAGCAGGCGCATTACTCCTTCATCCACGATCCGCAGTCGATGGCCCGCCGCCAGCAACCCGAGCGGGACACCGAGCAGGTACGCCAGGAGGAGCGCAGCGACGGTCATCCCGACGACCGACAATCCACCGCCGAGCACCAAGGCGAGCGCGTCCCTGCCGAGCACATCGGTTCCTAACGGGTACCGCTCGTCCGGCTGCTGCAACGGCCCGGCCACCGAATCCGTCGTTCTCGCGAAAACGGGA includes:
- a CDS encoding ABC transporter permease; translated protein: MKKIRALPGWALLVVPLVVALFGPVFARTTDSVAGPLQQPDERYPLGTDVLGRDALALVLGGGLSVVGMTVAALLLAYLLGVPLGLLAAGHRLRIVDEGVMRLLDVLLAFPSLLVLMMLAATGWRGAGTLIVATAVLQVPAITRIVRSAALVPGCRIAVEALRMQGQPWWRIQVGYVARSVLGPVVTDFGSRLGLVLYLLASANFLGLGLPSSSADWAVVIERNGSVLFSQPVVVLVPAALLMALCVGTNLAADRLLGRSRERR